One genomic window of Aggregatilinea lenta includes the following:
- the tuf gene encoding elongation factor Tu, with protein sequence MAKGKFARTKPHVNVGTIGHIDHGKTTLTAAITKTLSLKGWADFRAFDQIDNAPEEKARGITIAIAHVEYETENRHYAHVDCPGHRDYIKNMITGAAQMDGAILVVAAPDGPMPQTREHVLLARQVEVPAIVVFLNKVDMMDDPELLELVELELTELLEGYNFFDSPIVRGSALQALECTSKDVEAPEYAPIWQLMDTVDSFIPTPERAYDRPFLMPVEDVFSIKGRGTVVTGRVERGTLQKGQEIEIIGLRDESMKTVVTGIEMFHQELDQAQAGDNAGILLRGVTREQVERGMVLAKPGSITPHKKFMTEVYVLRKDEGGRHKAFFNGYRPQFYIRTMDVTGTITLPDGVEMVMPGDSVNLQVELITPVALEKGSKFAIREGGLTVGAGVITEILE encoded by the coding sequence ATGGCGAAGGGGAAGTTTGCGCGGACGAAGCCCCATGTGAATGTGGGGACGATTGGACACATCGACCACGGGAAGACGACGCTGACGGCGGCGATTACGAAGACGTTATCGCTGAAGGGGTGGGCGGATTTTCGGGCGTTCGATCAGATTGACAATGCGCCGGAAGAGAAAGCGCGCGGGATCACGATTGCGATTGCGCACGTGGAGTACGAGACGGAGAACCGCCACTACGCGCACGTGGACTGCCCGGGACACCGTGACTACATCAAGAACATGATCACGGGGGCGGCGCAGATGGACGGGGCGATTCTGGTGGTGGCGGCGCCGGACGGGCCGATGCCGCAGACGCGGGAGCACGTGCTGCTGGCGCGGCAGGTGGAAGTGCCGGCGATCGTGGTGTTTCTGAACAAAGTGGACATGATGGATGACCCCGAGCTGCTGGAGCTGGTCGAGCTGGAACTGACCGAGCTGCTGGAGGGGTACAACTTCTTTGACTCACCGATTGTGCGGGGGTCGGCACTGCAGGCGCTGGAATGCACGAGCAAGGACGTGGAAGCGCCGGAGTACGCGCCGATCTGGCAGTTGATGGACACGGTGGACAGCTTCATTCCGACGCCGGAGCGGGCGTATGACCGGCCGTTCCTGATGCCGGTGGAAGACGTGTTCAGCATCAAGGGGCGCGGCACGGTGGTGACGGGGCGTGTGGAACGCGGCACGCTGCAGAAGGGGCAGGAAATCGAGATCATCGGGCTGCGCGACGAGAGCATGAAGACGGTCGTGACGGGGATCGAGATGTTCCACCAGGAGCTGGACCAGGCGCAGGCGGGCGACAACGCGGGCATTCTGCTGCGGGGCGTGACGCGTGAGCAGGTCGAGCGCGGCATGGTGCTGGCGAAGCCCGGCTCGATCACGCCGCACAAGAAGTTCATGACGGAAGTGTACGTGCTGCGCAAGGACGAAGGCGGACGTCACAAGGCGTTCTTCAACGGCTACCGCCCGCAGTTCTACATCCGCACGATGGACGTCACGGGCACGATCACGCTGCCCGACGGCGTGGAAATGGTGATGCCGGGCGACAGTGTCAACCTGCAGGTGGAACTCATCACCCCGGTCGCGCTGGAAAAAGGCTCCAAGTTCGCCATTCGCGAAGGCGGCCTGACCGTCGGCGCGGGTGTCATCACCGAAATCCTGGAATAA
- the rpmG gene encoding 50S ribosomal protein L33, with product MAKKKDIRTVIHLACTECKERNYTTMKNRRNDPQRLELEKYCSRCHKHTLHRETK from the coding sequence ATGGCAAAGAAAAAAGACATTCGTACGGTGATTCATCTCGCTTGCACTGAGTGCAAGGAGCGGAACTACACCACGATGAAGAATCGGCGTAACGATCCGCAGCGCCTTGAGCTTGAGAAGTACTGCTCGCGCTGCCATAAGCATACGTTGCACCGCGAGACGAAGTAA
- the secE gene encoding preprotein translocase subunit SecE, translating into MARTRTRSLDQPDENTEHEVEVMSDSRRRRRRDAAVESTEQSVTRQDGPASSPKQVKPRANATSPSLVSRIPVVRGIVAYFRGVANELSKVTWPNRDETVRLTSVVLAVTIAFAVVLGLLDTFLAWWFQQAFSADSETIFLAIAAVALVISGGAYVFLRDRI; encoded by the coding sequence GTGGCACGCACACGTACTCGCAGCTTGGATCAGCCGGACGAAAACACGGAGCACGAGGTGGAGGTCATGTCCGACAGCCGCCGTCGTCGTCGCCGTGATGCTGCTGTTGAAAGCACAGAGCAGTCGGTGACGCGCCAGGATGGGCCTGCATCGAGTCCTAAGCAGGTGAAACCACGGGCCAACGCCACCAGCCCGAGCCTTGTCAGCCGTATTCCGGTGGTTCGCGGCATTGTGGCCTACTTCCGTGGTGTCGCAAACGAACTCAGTAAAGTGACTTGGCCCAACCGCGACGAAACGGTGCGCCTGACGAGCGTGGTCCTGGCCGTGACGATCGCGTTCGCAGTTGTGCTGGGCCTTCTCGATACGTTCCTGGCCTGGTGGTTCCAGCAGGCCTTCAGCGCCGACTCGGAAACGATATTCCTGGCGATTGCCGCTGTGGCACTGGTCATCAGTGGTGGCGCGTACGTATTCTTGCGCGACCGTATATGA
- the nusG gene encoding transcription termination/antitermination protein NusG, producing the protein MFDDNYKDEGIDFDPEPLYLDSDEDQEQNSGRSRGGDRSDDLTLDLQVGEVEEEADGDRKWYVVHCYSGQENKVRHAIEQRIETMGMQDKIFDVVVPTEEEIEVREGKRRTVERRVFPGYILVQMKMDEDSWYVVRNTPGVTGFVGMGNEPTPLRPEEVNQIMHRMEAEAPKIKVTFRPGQKVRIVDGPFNDFIGTVGDIDMEKAKVRVLVSFFGRETPVELDFLQVEKA; encoded by the coding sequence ATGTTTGATGACAACTACAAGGATGAGGGCATAGATTTCGATCCTGAACCGCTGTACCTGGACTCTGACGAGGACCAGGAACAGAACTCCGGTCGCTCGCGCGGCGGGGATCGGTCTGATGACCTCACCCTTGATCTCCAGGTCGGGGAAGTAGAAGAGGAGGCGGATGGCGACCGTAAATGGTACGTCGTTCACTGCTACTCTGGCCAGGAGAATAAGGTTCGCCACGCAATCGAGCAGCGCATCGAAACGATGGGCATGCAGGATAAGATCTTCGACGTCGTGGTGCCTACTGAAGAAGAGATTGAGGTCCGCGAGGGCAAGCGGCGCACGGTTGAGCGTCGCGTCTTCCCCGGCTACATTCTCGTTCAGATGAAGATGGATGAAGACTCCTGGTACGTCGTGCGCAACACGCCCGGCGTGACCGGCTTTGTGGGCATGGGCAACGAACCTACGCCGCTGCGCCCCGAAGAAGTCAACCAGATTATGCACCGGATGGAAGCGGAAGCGCCCAAGATCAAGGTCACGTTCCGCCCTGGCCAGAAGGTGCGCATTGTCGATGGCCCGTTCAATGATTTTATCGGGACGGTGGGCGACATCGACATGGAAAAGGCAAAAGTGCGCGTGCTGGTTTCGTTCTTCGGGCGCGAGACGCCCGTCGAGCTGGACTTTTTGCAGGTCGAAAAAGCCTAG
- the rplK gene encoding 50S ribosomal protein L11 has product MAKKIKAIVTLQINAGKANPAPPIGPALAQHGINLMAFCKEYNARTSTRIGEIVPAEITVFSDGSFKFILKSPPTAFLIRRAAGLDRGSSEPNRTKVGRLTRQQVREIAEAKMQDLNAIDLEGAMLQIAGTARSMGVTIE; this is encoded by the coding sequence ATGGCTAAGAAAATCAAGGCTATCGTTACGCTCCAGATCAATGCGGGTAAGGCGAATCCCGCACCGCCGATCGGCCCGGCGCTGGCGCAGCACGGCATCAACCTGATGGCGTTCTGCAAGGAATACAACGCCCGGACCAGCACGCGTATCGGCGAGATTGTCCCGGCGGAGATCACAGTCTTCTCCGACGGCTCGTTCAAGTTCATCCTGAAAAGTCCGCCGACCGCCTTCCTTATCCGCCGCGCTGCGGGCCTGGATCGCGGCTCGTCGGAGCCGAACCGCACCAAAGTTGGCCGCCTGACGCGCCAGCAGGTGCGCGAGATCGCCGAGGCCAAGATGCAAGACCTCAACGCGATCGACCTTGAAGGCGCTATGCTGCAGATCGCAGGCACCGCGCGTAGCATGGGCGTCACCATCGAGTAA
- the rplA gene encoding 50S ribosomal protein L1 has product MAQHGKHYVEALEKFDRQRLYAPEEAVGLVKETSYVKFDATVELHMRLGIDPRHSDQQIRTTVILPHGLGKTVRVLVFAEGEGARIAQEAGADYVADDEMIARIANEGWTDFDVALAVPDMMRKIGRLGKVLGRKGLMPNPKAGTLIPAEDIPRAIEEARAGRVEFRNDKTANLHVPIGKVSFSEDQLRDNMAAVMDAVRRARPGSAKGTYVRRVVLSSTMAPGIRVDPNTALAMTVGA; this is encoded by the coding sequence ATGGCACAGCACGGAAAGCATTATGTTGAGGCGCTCGAGAAGTTTGATCGCCAGCGTCTCTATGCCCCTGAGGAGGCCGTTGGCCTGGTCAAGGAAACTTCATACGTGAAGTTCGACGCGACGGTTGAGCTGCATATGCGCCTGGGTATTGACCCGCGTCACAGCGACCAGCAGATCCGCACGACCGTTATTCTGCCGCACGGCCTGGGCAAGACGGTGCGCGTCCTGGTCTTCGCCGAAGGCGAAGGCGCGCGTATTGCGCAGGAAGCGGGCGCCGACTACGTCGCCGACGACGAAATGATCGCGCGGATCGCTAACGAGGGTTGGACCGACTTCGACGTGGCGCTCGCCGTCCCCGACATGATGCGCAAGATTGGTCGCCTGGGTAAGGTGCTGGGCCGCAAGGGCCTCATGCCGAACCCGAAGGCTGGTACGCTCATTCCGGCGGAAGACATCCCGCGCGCCATTGAAGAAGCCCGCGCCGGTCGCGTTGAATTCCGTAACGACAAGACGGCCAACCTGCATGTGCCGATTGGCAAGGTGAGCTTCAGCGAAGACCAGCTGCGCGACAACATGGCCGCCGTCATGGATGCCGTACGCCGCGCGCGCCCCGGTTCGGCGAAGGGTACGTATGTCCGCCGCGTGGTGCTCAGCTCCACGATGGCCCCTGGCATTCGGGTCGATCCGAACACTGCTTTGGCCATGACGGTTGGAGCCTAG
- a CDS encoding DUF5946 family protein, protein MDADKLARCPECGATWSDGAACQDHFHQMLFWENEYPDQTLMVHHLLVLSYHLQHTSLYSPEGLRQAMTLLVEFAERGVSPAEMRRRQRDTVDSGKRGWRVTARPDAHGAYTHSPAWTMVARDVVAGGVDQYEDNVRAWARSILDALKASGNLPATD, encoded by the coding sequence ATGGACGCGGATAAGTTGGCGCGCTGCCCGGAGTGCGGCGCAACGTGGTCAGATGGCGCGGCCTGCCAGGATCATTTTCACCAGATGCTGTTTTGGGAAAACGAATACCCCGACCAGACGCTGATGGTACATCACCTGCTGGTGCTGTCCTACCATCTCCAGCACACCAGCCTGTATTCGCCGGAGGGACTGCGCCAGGCGATGACACTGCTGGTCGAGTTCGCGGAACGGGGTGTGTCGCCCGCCGAGATGCGCCGCCGCCAACGTGATACCGTGGATTCGGGCAAGCGTGGATGGCGCGTCACGGCGAGGCCGGATGCACACGGCGCATATACTCATTCCCCGGCCTGGACGATGGTCGCGCGCGATGTTGTCGCGGGCGGTGTCGACCAGTACGAAGACAATGTGCGCGCCTGGGCACGTTCGATCCTGGACGCCCTGAAGGCGTCGGGCAACCTGCCCGCGACTGACTAA
- a CDS encoding lytic transglycosylase domain-containing protein: MAKKEPEQTGKRPTSTRKPSRPREDVKPPERPASSSRKKQEPAPTKAASRPRGKRTQPPPEPPRHKRNLRLRALIAVVLFTLVAVLIIEPSILDAIWPFDAPAPQAIADPDAPLATFYAPAVLHWAPQIEAWARAYELNPNVIAIVMQIESCGDPEAISFAGALGLMQVMPLHFDDGENMLNPDTNVRRGMNFFNECLRQYADWDIGLALACYNGGPGVVYRDMSTWPAETQRYYRWATGLWEDVVRGDGESPTLDNWLESGGQSLCTRAASRIAEEAS, translated from the coding sequence ATGGCAAAAAAAGAACCTGAGCAGACCGGCAAGCGCCCCACCTCTACCCGGAAGCCGTCGCGCCCGCGTGAAGACGTGAAGCCGCCGGAGCGCCCGGCCTCATCCAGCCGGAAAAAGCAGGAGCCAGCGCCCACCAAGGCGGCTTCGAGGCCACGCGGCAAGCGCACCCAGCCGCCCCCAGAGCCGCCGCGCCACAAGCGGAACCTCCGGTTGCGCGCGCTGATCGCGGTGGTGCTGTTCACGCTGGTGGCAGTGCTCATCATCGAGCCGTCGATCCTGGACGCCATCTGGCCCTTCGACGCGCCCGCGCCGCAAGCCATCGCGGACCCGGACGCCCCCCTGGCGACGTTTTACGCGCCGGCGGTGCTGCATTGGGCCCCGCAGATCGAGGCGTGGGCCAGGGCATACGAGCTGAATCCGAACGTGATCGCCATCGTGATGCAGATCGAATCGTGCGGTGACCCGGAGGCGATCTCCTTCGCCGGGGCGTTGGGGCTGATGCAGGTCATGCCGCTGCACTTCGACGATGGCGAGAACATGCTCAATCCCGACACCAACGTGCGGCGCGGCATGAATTTCTTCAACGAGTGCCTGCGCCAATACGCGGACTGGGACATCGGGCTGGCGCTGGCCTGCTACAACGGCGGCCCCGGCGTCGTGTACCGGGACATGTCCACCTGGCCCGCCGAAACGCAGCGCTATTACCGCTGGGCGACCGGCCTGTGGGAAGACGTGGTGCGCGGCGACGGTGAAAGCCCCACCCTGGACAACTGGCTTGAATCGGGCGGGCAGAGCCTGTGCACGCGCGCGGCGAGCCGCATCGCGGAAGAAGCGAGCTAG
- a CDS encoding site-2 protease family protein, which yields MLDEPSIFADRQVQDSPASVEPSTASPQDETVQSLEAAVKAVLAVETIDYTPPAPISATFTGQLKVGSEEAFDQIDAHFAPLDYQPMLTTNEKGQHVVMAIKGRAHPKPRPWWPNAVLLALTLLSLLYTGAVHQAGLRNETSITLWEGWPYALSMVLILGTHELGHYFAARHHHASVTLPYFIPAPFGFGTLGAFIQLREPMRNNKVLFDVGAAGPLAGFIVALPVLLIGLATSDVQPLPTTDYMLEGDSVLYAGAKVAVFGEILPDDHQDVFINQLAKAGWTGLFITGLNLIPLGQLDGGHIVLTLLGRTARRLYMPLIGLFLVLSLFNSAWLLWTLLLFFLGQVFAVPMDTVTPLDPRRKRLAYLTMAIFVLVFVPNPLQIVQP from the coding sequence ATGCTAGATGAACCATCCATTTTTGCCGACCGCCAGGTGCAGGATAGTCCGGCATCCGTGGAGCCGAGCACCGCTTCGCCCCAGGACGAAACGGTCCAGTCGCTCGAAGCGGCGGTGAAAGCCGTGCTAGCCGTCGAAACCATCGACTACACGCCGCCCGCACCGATCTCGGCCACGTTCACCGGCCAGCTCAAGGTCGGCAGCGAGGAAGCCTTCGACCAGATCGACGCGCACTTTGCGCCGCTGGATTACCAGCCGATGCTGACCACCAACGAGAAGGGCCAGCACGTCGTCATGGCGATCAAAGGCCGCGCGCACCCGAAGCCGCGCCCGTGGTGGCCCAATGCGGTTCTGCTCGCGCTAACTCTGCTCAGTCTGCTCTATACCGGTGCGGTGCACCAGGCTGGGCTGCGCAACGAAACGTCGATCACGCTGTGGGAAGGTTGGCCCTATGCGCTAAGCATGGTCCTGATCCTGGGCACGCACGAGCTGGGGCACTACTTCGCGGCGCGGCATCACCACGCCAGCGTGACGCTGCCCTACTTCATCCCGGCTCCGTTTGGCTTCGGGACGTTGGGCGCGTTCATCCAGCTCCGCGAGCCGATGCGAAACAACAAGGTCCTGTTCGACGTGGGCGCTGCCGGGCCGCTGGCGGGCTTCATCGTCGCGCTCCCGGTGCTGCTGATTGGCCTCGCCACTTCCGACGTCCAGCCGCTGCCGACCACCGACTACATGCTGGAAGGCGACTCCGTGCTGTATGCGGGCGCGAAGGTCGCGGTCTTCGGCGAGATTCTGCCGGACGATCACCAGGACGTGTTCATCAACCAGCTTGCCAAAGCGGGCTGGACCGGGCTGTTCATCACCGGCCTGAACCTGATCCCGCTGGGGCAGCTCGACGGCGGGCACATCGTGCTGACCCTGCTGGGGCGCACCGCGCGGCGGCTGTATATGCCGCTGATCGGGCTGTTTCTGGTATTGTCCTTGTTCAATTCCGCGTGGCTGCTGTGGACTTTGCTGCTATTTTTCCTGGGGCAGGTTTTCGCCGTGCCGATGGACACTGTCACGCCGCTCGATCCCCGGCGCAAGCGGCTGGCATACCTCACGATGGCGATCTTCGTGCTGGTCTTCGTCCCGAATCCGCTCCAGATCGTGCAGCCATGA
- a CDS encoding GAF domain-containing sensor histidine kinase, which yields MAQGPQAKLSDALQVALVSRLARELNTEMRPADVLQRVLSTSAEALGVPFASIISLKDKEFDSAFALGGDPETTPFLMQYIFGRGLAGYVAHNLRTVVIDDIENSPLWLPLPNEPLSPQTGSALCTPLIHAGKVIGVMTLAHPAPGYFNEDAASLADTIAEMGAAALTYTQMLESSRLAENRFASLFDDAIVPIIITDLHGAIQQVNRRACEFLEYARDELISRNIAAVHRMGTGPIGTDRFAHLERGLEVRFQSIVWTKDGSSKPVQVYARRINSGEDDDRIQWIEHDMTSQFALEQLRQDLSMMVYHDMRGPLGNVYTSLEAIKSLLGDDIDPSVKSLLELASRAERQVRRMVDALLDVQRLEQGSKLINRENTGLSLLVNRAVSQMQPQASDKDIRLRMALADNVPLLYIDVDMIERVIINLLDNAIKYTPEGGMVTLSTASGTDEVYVRIKDTGPGIPVDAQPVIFDKFARVKQRNMPYGAGLGLAFCKLAVEAHGGRIWVHSEPDAGSTFTFALPIETSSAHEVPLVDTKAPS from the coding sequence ATGGCACAGGGACCTCAGGCGAAACTGAGCGACGCGTTGCAGGTCGCGCTGGTATCGCGGCTGGCACGTGAGCTGAATACTGAGATGCGTCCTGCCGACGTGCTGCAGCGCGTCTTGAGCACCTCCGCCGAGGCGCTGGGTGTGCCCTTCGCCAGCATCATCTCGCTCAAGGACAAAGAGTTTGACTCCGCTTTCGCATTGGGCGGCGATCCTGAAACCACGCCCTTCCTGATGCAGTACATCTTCGGGCGCGGGCTGGCCGGTTACGTGGCTCACAACCTGCGCACCGTGGTCATTGACGACATCGAGAACAGCCCCTTGTGGCTGCCCCTGCCCAACGAGCCGCTGTCGCCGCAGACCGGCTCGGCGTTGTGCACGCCCCTGATTCACGCAGGCAAAGTGATCGGTGTGATGACGCTAGCCCACCCCGCGCCGGGCTACTTCAACGAAGACGCAGCCAGTCTGGCCGACACCATTGCCGAGATGGGCGCGGCGGCGCTGACCTACACGCAGATGCTCGAAAGCTCGCGCCTGGCCGAAAACCGCTTCGCCTCGCTGTTCGACGACGCGATCGTGCCGATCATCATCACCGACCTGCACGGCGCGATCCAGCAGGTGAACCGCCGGGCCTGCGAGTTCCTGGAATACGCCCGCGACGAACTGATCTCGCGCAATATCGCCGCCGTGCACCGCATGGGCACCGGTCCCATTGGCACGGATCGCTTCGCCCACCTGGAACGCGGCCTTGAAGTGCGCTTCCAGTCGATCGTGTGGACCAAAGACGGCAGCAGCAAACCGGTCCAGGTCTATGCCCGCCGCATCAACAGCGGCGAAGACGACGACCGTATTCAGTGGATTGAGCACGATATGACTTCGCAGTTCGCGCTGGAGCAGCTGCGCCAGGACCTGAGCATGATGGTCTACCACGACATGCGCGGGCCGCTGGGCAACGTCTACACCAGCCTGGAAGCGATCAAGTCGCTGTTGGGGGACGACATCGATCCGAGCGTCAAGAGCCTGCTCGAACTGGCATCGCGCGCCGAGCGGCAGGTGCGGCGCATGGTCGATGCACTGCTCGACGTGCAACGCCTGGAACAGGGCAGCAAGCTGATCAACCGCGAAAACACCGGCCTGAGCCTGCTGGTCAACCGCGCCGTGAGCCAGATGCAGCCCCAGGCGAGCGACAAGGATATCCGCCTGCGCATGGCCTTGGCCGACAACGTGCCGCTGCTGTACATCGACGTGGACATGATCGAGCGCGTCATCATCAACCTGCTGGACAACGCGATCAAGTACACGCCCGAAGGTGGCATGGTGACGCTGAGCACGGCCAGTGGGACGGACGAAGTCTACGTGCGCATCAAGGATACGGGGCCGGGCATTCCGGTCGACGCGCAGCCCGTCATCTTCGACAAGTTCGCGCGGGTGAAGCAGCGCAACATGCCCTACGGCGCGGGGCTGGGACTGGCCTTCTGCAAGCTGGCGGTCGAAGCACACGGCGGGCGTATCTGGGTCCACAGCGAGCCGGACGCAGGCTCGACCTTTACCTTCGCCCTGCCGATCGAGACGTCGTCGGCCCACGAAGTTCCGCTGGTCGATACGAAAGCACCCTCATGA
- a CDS encoding deoxynucleoside kinase: MIMPENRNKVFVAIAGNIGVGKSTLTGILAEAFDWKPFYEAVDENPYLADFYADMPRWSFHSQVFFLSRRLQHHRQLVDHPGSVVQDRSVYEDAEIFACNLYQQGQLSERDYRAYQDLYEGVRAFLPPPDLLVYLKASVDTLVARIHLRGRDFEREISPDYLERLNVLYDDWIGRWASCQVLIVPCDEMDFQHDPDARRRIVEGVRECLRPPLIRRL; this comes from the coding sequence ATGATCATGCCCGAAAACCGCAACAAGGTGTTCGTCGCTATCGCTGGGAACATCGGCGTGGGCAAGTCCACGCTGACCGGCATTCTGGCCGAGGCGTTCGACTGGAAGCCATTCTACGAGGCCGTGGACGAAAACCCCTATCTGGCCGATTTTTACGCCGACATGCCGCGCTGGAGCTTCCACTCGCAGGTCTTTTTCCTCTCGCGCCGCCTTCAGCACCACCGCCAGTTGGTCGATCATCCCGGTTCCGTGGTGCAGGACCGCAGCGTCTACGAGGACGCCGAGATCTTCGCCTGCAACCTGTACCAGCAGGGGCAGCTCTCGGAACGCGACTACCGCGCCTACCAGGACCTCTACGAGGGCGTGCGCGCCTTCCTGCCGCCGCCCGATCTGCTCGTCTATCTGAAGGCCAGCGTAGACACGCTGGTCGCGCGCATTCACCTGCGCGGGCGCGACTTCGAGCGTGAGATCTCACCCGATTACCTGGAGCGCCTCAACGTACTGTACGATGACTGGATCGGGCGGTGGGCTAGCTGCCAGGTGCTGATCGTGCCGTGCGACGAGATGGATTTCCAGCACGACCCGGACGCGCGCCGCCGGATCGTGGAGGGTGTGCGCGAATGCCTGCGGCCCCCGTTGATCCGTCGGCTGTAA
- a CDS encoding deoxynucleoside kinase translates to MNATSAYIAVEGVIGVGKTTLARAYQKEAGARLMLEVFEENPFLSDFYGDRSRYAFQTQIFFLLSRYHQQRQLTALPRPIISDYIFQKDRLFAEVNLAGDEYKTYLSVHEALAENVVQPDLIVFLTADTPTLMNRITARDRPYERNMDPAYINSLRIAYEQFFGSFGGARVLTIDTNQLDFVRNPDDRETIFARIRGGLGEGPSQPALPGLETRGVAAAAPVGDAHPAEPPRRLSDLQRLHDTQRDLLPSSDPALSFILFQEEIGYLARAFARRMVATSTGTGDRSPAPLRDALASVLAHVIRLANDAGIDLEDAYVEHLQRTQPHPQSNAEGSDA, encoded by the coding sequence ATGAATGCCACATCAGCTTACATTGCGGTTGAGGGAGTGATCGGGGTCGGCAAAACCACCCTTGCCCGTGCCTACCAGAAAGAAGCGGGCGCGCGGCTGATGCTCGAAGTGTTCGAGGAGAACCCCTTCCTCAGCGACTTTTATGGCGACCGCAGCCGTTATGCGTTCCAGACACAGATTTTTTTCCTGCTCAGCCGCTATCACCAGCAGCGCCAGCTCACGGCCCTGCCCCGGCCCATCATCAGCGACTATATCTTTCAGAAGGATCGCCTCTTTGCCGAGGTGAATCTCGCCGGGGACGAGTACAAGACCTATCTCAGCGTGCACGAAGCTCTGGCGGAGAACGTCGTCCAGCCAGACCTGATCGTGTTCCTGACCGCCGATACGCCCACGCTGATGAACCGGATCACCGCGCGCGACCGTCCGTACGAACGCAACATGGACCCGGCCTACATCAACAGCCTGCGCATCGCGTACGAGCAGTTTTTCGGCAGCTTCGGCGGCGCGCGGGTGTTGACCATCGACACCAACCAGCTCGACTTCGTGCGCAACCCGGACGACCGCGAAACGATCTTTGCGCGCATTCGCGGCGGGCTGGGCGAAGGGCCAAGCCAGCCCGCGCTGCCCGGCCTGGAAACGCGCGGCGTCGCGGCGGCAGCGCCCGTTGGCGACGCGCACCCTGCCGAGCCGCCCCGCCGCTTGAGCGACCTCCAACGCCTGCATGACACGCAGCGCGATCTGCTGCCAAGCAGCGATCCGGCGCTCAGCTTCATCCTGTTCCAGGAGGAGATCGGCTATCTGGCGCGCGCCTTCGCCCGCCGGATGGTAGCGACCAGCACGGGCACAGGCGACAGATCTCCCGCCCCGCTGCGCGACGCGCTGGCAAGCGTGCTCGCCCACGTGATCCGGCTGGCCAACGACGCGGGCATCGACCTTGAAGACGCTTACGTCGAGCACTTGCAGCGCACGCAGCCGCATCCACAGTCCAACGCGGAGGGCAGCGACGCATGA
- a CDS encoding sugar phosphate isomerase/epimerase family protein, which translates to MLIACHAWAYNNLPLEAALGTIARLGFRHVDLGTGPHLNINRAIAQPQAEARAIRALLDRFGLSLTDFYMMLPHINAPDPIERETELDLFEQLIPFATALGTPGITLSPGLVQSDGPDHSVARSVVALLRILQAVESTDLRVSFEPHMDSVAHTPEAALLLLDAVPGLSLTLDDAHFACQGIGQEALEPLLEHIAHVQVRQAARGRLQTAHADGTIDLARLVQDLHMVGYRGALSVEYMTTFGWHAMQKVNITRETVLTRDALRAARASLEIMPARR; encoded by the coding sequence ATGTTGATCGCGTGTCATGCCTGGGCCTATAACAACTTGCCTCTGGAAGCAGCCCTCGGAACTATCGCCCGGCTTGGCTTTCGTCACGTGGATCTGGGCACCGGCCCGCACCTCAACATCAACCGCGCCATCGCACAGCCCCAGGCCGAAGCCCGCGCCATCCGCGCGCTGCTCGACCGGTTCGGCCTTTCCCTGACCGACTTCTACATGATGCTGCCGCACATCAACGCGCCCGATCCCATCGAGCGCGAGACTGAGCTGGACCTGTTTGAGCAGTTGATCCCGTTTGCGACGGCGCTCGGCACGCCGGGCATTACGCTGTCGCCGGGGCTGGTGCAGAGCGACGGACCCGATCACAGCGTGGCGCGCTCGGTGGTGGCGCTGCTGCGCATCCTGCAGGCGGTGGAGTCGACCGATCTGCGTGTATCGTTCGAGCCGCACATGGATTCGGTCGCACATACGCCGGAGGCCGCACTGCTGCTGCTCGACGCAGTACCCGGCCTCAGCCTGACGCTGGATGATGCGCATTTCGCCTGCCAGGGTATCGGTCAGGAGGCGCTGGAACCGCTGTTGGAGCACATCGCGCACGTCCAGGTGCGGCAAGCCGCGCGCGGACGCCTGCAAACAGCGCACGCCGACGGCACGATCGATCTGGCGCGGCTGGTGCAGGATCTGCACATGGTCGGCTACCGGGGGGCGCTGTCGGTGGAATATATGACGACGTTTGGGTGGCATGCCATGCAGAAGGTGAATATTACGCGGGAAACGGTGCTCACGCGGGATGCGCTGCGCGCCGCACGGGCCAGCCTGGAGATCATGCCCGCTCGTCGCTGA